In Leuconostoc kimchii IMSNU 11154, the DNA window TTGCTTTACCATTGCCTGTTGGTACAACAGTCAATCCTGGCCGTTTGACGACGAGTACAGCAGTAGCGACATCAAAAATGGTTAAGGAAGTATTTGACATTGATATCGCGTTTAAATGGGTCAACGATTTATTGTATCAGGATAAAAAAGTTGGTGGTATTTTAACCGAGGCTATAACAGATTTTGAAAGTCAACAGTTTTCATCGCTGGCTGTGGGTATTGGCATGAACCTTGCCAATCCTGAGGGTGGATTTCCAGCAGAAATCACGGACAAAGCTGGTGCGTTAACTGACGAACTGATTGTATCAAGAAACAAGGTAATCGGTCTGTTAATTAATTATTTCTTTGATATGTATCAGAATTACCAAGATGGTCGTTATATACCACAATATCGTGAAAGGGTAGTCGGTATTGGACAATACGTTGAATTAAAACGGGGCCAGATCAATTTGACCGGCACAATTAAAGCAATTGATGATGATGGTCGATTAGTGCTTGATACAAAAGAAGGGACGGTATATGTTAATTCTGGTGAAATTACTAAATTAATGTTGCCAAACAATAATTATCAAGGGTAATTAAGAAGAGCATTCACAAATTTTTGTGGATGCTTTTTTAATGCAGTCTTTTGATAATTTGTAATTCTGCTAAGGTGACAAAGAAAATCAAGATAATATCGATCATAAAATCAATCAAACTGGTAAATCCTAGTAGTCCTGTGACTTTAATTGTGTCACCTATATAAAATTTAATAATCAAACATTTATAGACAAAACCAATTAAGTGAATCATAACTAAACAAATATAATTACTGATTAGGGTATTTAAGAATCGATGATGATTAAATAGTGTGTTGCCTTTTCTAACGATAGTGGCAAAAAATGGCATCAGTGTAAAAGCTATCAAAAAACCAAAAGTTACCCTAAATACATAACCTAAGCCACCACCAGAAGCAAATATAGGCAAGCCTAATAAGCCAGATACAAGATAAAGTATTGTTAACCAACTGCCATATTTTGCACCGAGAATGGGATAAATTAAGAAAATAAATGCCGTTTGTAGTGAAATATAGTCGTAAAACGGAATAGGAATGGCTATTTTTGAAGAAATGACCAATAATGCAAAATAAATGCCAATTTTACTAATAGTTTGTGCGTCTATACGAACGTTAGTTTGTTTTTCCATGGTTTAGTATCCTTATATGCTATAAATGTTAACCTGTTTCAAATAAAAAGATAACATCAAATGCAAAGTGTTGTCAAATGTGTTAACCTTAAAATGTAATAAAGTTAACATTTATCCCGGAGGTATAATATGAATTATCAAAAACGTAGTCAAGAAGTATTATGGCTACCATTTACACAAATGAAAGTCTATGATGAAGAGCCAATTGTCATTGAAAGTGGACGAGGTATTCGACTACGAGATACTAATGACAATGAGTACTATGACGCGAACTCATCAGTTTGGTTAAATGCACTAGGACACCATAACAATGAGTTAAATCAAGCCATTATTGATCAATTAGAACAAATTGCTCATTCATCAACGTTGGGTATGGCCAACGTACCAGCTATTGCTTTGGCAGATAAGTTGGTCAGTTTAATGCCGACAGGATTGGATCGTGTTTTTTACTCCGATAGTGGTGCTACAGCAATGGAAATTGCAATGAAAATGGCTTTCCAATACTGGCTAAATATTGGCATCAATACTAAAAAGAGATTTGTTACAATGCAAAATGGCTATCATGGTGATACGATTGGTGCGATGAGTGTTGGTGATATCGACATTTATCATAAAATCTATGAGCCGCTGTTATTTAAAAATTACATTGCGCCATATCCTAATGTCTATCATCACGAGTCTCACGATCCAGAGATAACAAAAAAAGATTGCTTAGAAAAATTAGAAGCTATTCTGAGTCAACATCATCATGAGATTTGTGCACTGACAATTGAACCGATGATGCAGGGCGCTGGAGGAATGATCGACATGCCCCATGGTTTTTTAAGTGGTGTGCGCGAACTTTGCTCAAAATATCATGTTTTAATGATTGCTGATGAAGTTGCTGTTGGATTTGGGCGAACAGGTAAAATTTTAGCATGTGATCATGAAAATGTTGTGCCAGATATTTTGGCAGCTGGGAAAATGCTGACAGGTGGCTATTTGCCATTGGCCATCACTATGGCGTCTGAAAAAATATATCAAGCGTTTTATGATGATTATGATGAAATGAAAACATTATTTCATGGGCATTCTTATACTGGTAATCAATTGGATTGTGCCGTAGCTTTAAAGAATTTAGAACTGTATGAAAAATATAATATAATTGAAAATGTGACAGAAAATGCAGCTTATATGCATAATGAATTACAGCTACTGTATGCTATAGAGAGTGTCGGCAATATTCGACAAATTGGTTACATGGTTGGTATCGAATTAGTTCAGAATAAAGCGACTCGGCAACCTTTTGATTCTCACCTAAGGGTCGCTTGGCGCGCGACACTGATGATGCGAAAACTTGGTTTACTCACAAGGCCACTAGGTGATACCATTGCTTTCTTACCGCCACTGATTTCAACAAAAGAAGAAATAAAGCAGATGATTTCTATCATCAAGGCAGGTATTCAGCGTGTGACGGAAGAAGTGAACGATGGGAAATAAAGGTTTTTTTATTACAGGAACCGACACAGAAATCGGTAAAACGTTTGTGACAGCTGAATTAGCGAATTATTTAAACACACACGACCAAGATTTTGGTGTTTTTAAGCCTTTGATGAGTGGGGCATGTAGGGAAAATCAACAGAGTGATGCTTATGTTTTAAAAGCAAGATCTCATGTTTCCGACAGTTTAGAGGAAATTAATCCTTTTCAATGGCAAGAAGCTCTTGCGCCAGCATTAGCACAAAAACGTGCAAAAACGAATATCACATTGGACGACGTATTAGAAAAATATCGTGTATTGTCTCAGAAACATAAAAGTATGCTTGTTGAAGGCGCAGGTGGTATTACTGTCCCTTATGGTGATAATTTTAATGTCGTAGATTTAGCATGTGCCTTGGATTTACCATTAATTATTGTGGCACCAAATAAATTGGGAGTCATTAATCACATTGTATTGACTATTGCATTTGCGAAACAGCATCATTTGACAATAGCAGGTATCATTTTTAATGGTGCTAAGCAGAAAGGTATTGTAGAAGATACTAATTTGTCATTATTGAAAAATCTAACTGATGTACGTATTATTGGCGAATTACCGTGGGTCACAGAGCAGTTAGCTTTTGAAAAATCTTTGGATCAGTTTATTGATATAAGTTCGTTTTTGTGATTTTGTGATCATAACAAAAAACGAATAATCAGTGATTTTGACTACAAATTTTATGCTCAATACGACAGTCATTTACATTTATGTTAAGGAAAAAACAAATAATATTATTGATTAGCTACATTCGCTCAAAACCGCACTTTGTGCTATAATATGTTTGTTGACAAAAGTCAAAAACAAAATCTTTGGAGGATCTAAACACATGACTGTTAAGATTGGTATTAACGGATTTGGACGTATTGGCCGTTTGGCTTTCCGTCGTATCCTTGAATTATCAGATAAGGCTTCAGACATTGAAGTTGTTGCAATTAACGATTTAACTAGTCCTGATATGTTGGCATATTTGTTGAAGTATGACTCAATTCACGGTACTTTACAAGCTGAAGTTTCATCAGATGACACTGGCATCATTGTTAACGGCAAGCACTATTCAGTTTATGCAGAACGTAATGCTGCAGACTTGAAGTGGGTTGCTAATGATGGCGTTGACTATGTCTTGGAAGCTACTGGTTTCTATACATCAGCCGAAAAGTCACAAGCTCATTTGGATGCTGGTGCTAAGAAAGTACTTGTTTCAGCACCAGCCGGTGCTGTGCCAACAGTTGTCTATGGTGTTAACCAAGATATCTTAACTGCAGATGACACGATTGTTTCTGCTGGTTCATGCACGACACAATCATTGGCACCAATGGCTAATGCATTGAACAAGGAATTCGGTGTTAAAGCCGGAACAATGACAACAGTGCATGCTTATACAGCTTCTCAAGCTTTGCAAGATGCACCTAAATCAGGATTTGCTAAGCGCCAACAAAACCGCGCCGCTGCAAACACAACATTGCCACATTCATCAGGTGCTGCCAAGGCTATTGGTTTGGTTATCCCTGAATTGGATGGCCGTTTGCAAGGACACGCATTCCGTGTACCTGTTATCGATGGTTCAGTAACTGAATTGACAGCAACTTTGGACAAAGAAGTTACTGTTGATGAAGTAAACGCAGCAATGAAGAAGTACGAATCAGAATCATTTGGTTACAATGGTGATGGTCTTGTCTCAACAGATATTATCGGCGACACACACGGTACAGTATTTGATCCAACACAAACTGAAATTACAACTGGTAATGGTTCACAATTGGTTAAGATTTCTGCTTGGTATGACAACGAATACGGTTTCACTTCAAACATGATCCGTACATTGTTGCACTTTGCTACTTTGTAAAAAAGTAAAAGATTTGGATTTTATAAGTTTCTGCTCATTAATCTTAATCTTTTATGGTCTGCTTAGGCAGGCTTTTTTTGTGCGCATAAACTTTTTTGTGTCATATATGATATACTTTATACAGTTATTTGAAAGAGGTTTCGCCGTGAAAGTTGCATTTTCATCAGACAATCATTTTGATTTAAATAAAATAGATGTTAAACGTGCAATGCATATACAAGCGTTGTATTTATTAAATCACGACATTAATTTATATGTTATTGCCGGTGATTTGTTTAATGATTTTAATAAATCACTCGCATTTGCGCGTGATATGCAGGATGTTCTGGGTGATAAAGTGATGATTCGTTTTATTGCCGGGAATCATGATATGGGTAACGGCGTCACCTATGACGAACTTGAAAGTGATATTGA includes these proteins:
- a CDS encoding biotin--[acetyl-CoA-carboxylase] ligase; the protein is MNTADKLLDLLINATDDGWVSGESIAQQLGMTRTAIWKSIKKLESQGHLINSVRGKGYQYVEGAKISVAGINKYSKYDVELKVFDTIDSTNVYAREKLSSGEITQNTVIVSERMSAGIGRLGRSFFSPKNTGMYVTFALPLPVGTTVNPGRLTTSTAVATSKMVKEVFDIDIAFKWVNDLLYQDKKVGGILTEAITDFESQQFSSLAVGIGMNLANPEGGFPAEITDKAGALTDELIVSRNKVIGLLINYFFDMYQNYQDGRYIPQYRERVVGIGQYVELKRGQINLTGTIKAIDDDGRLVLDTKEGTVYVNSGEITKLMLPNNNYQG
- a CDS encoding biotin transporter BioY, which encodes MEKQTNVRIDAQTISKIGIYFALLVISSKIAIPIPFYDYISLQTAFIFLIYPILGAKYGSWLTILYLVSGLLGLPIFASGGGLGYVFRVTFGFLIAFTLMPFFATIVRKGNTLFNHHRFLNTLISNYICLVMIHLIGFVYKCLIIKFYIGDTIKVTGLLGFTSLIDFMIDIILIFFVTLAELQIIKRLH
- the bioA gene encoding adenosylmethionine--8-amino-7-oxononanoate transaminase, whose amino-acid sequence is MNYQKRSQEVLWLPFTQMKVYDEEPIVIESGRGIRLRDTNDNEYYDANSSVWLNALGHHNNELNQAIIDQLEQIAHSSTLGMANVPAIALADKLVSLMPTGLDRVFYSDSGATAMEIAMKMAFQYWLNIGINTKKRFVTMQNGYHGDTIGAMSVGDIDIYHKIYEPLLFKNYIAPYPNVYHHESHDPEITKKDCLEKLEAILSQHHHEICALTIEPMMQGAGGMIDMPHGFLSGVRELCSKYHVLMIADEVAVGFGRTGKILACDHENVVPDILAAGKMLTGGYLPLAITMASEKIYQAFYDDYDEMKTLFHGHSYTGNQLDCAVALKNLELYEKYNIIENVTENAAYMHNELQLLYAIESVGNIRQIGYMVGIELVQNKATRQPFDSHLRVAWRATLMMRKLGLLTRPLGDTIAFLPPLISTKEEIKQMISIIKAGIQRVTEEVNDGK
- the bioD gene encoding dethiobiotin synthase; translated protein: MGNKGFFITGTDTEIGKTFVTAELANYLNTHDQDFGVFKPLMSGACRENQQSDAYVLKARSHVSDSLEEINPFQWQEALAPALAQKRAKTNITLDDVLEKYRVLSQKHKSMLVEGAGGITVPYGDNFNVVDLACALDLPLIIVAPNKLGVINHIVLTIAFAKQHHLTIAGIIFNGAKQKGIVEDTNLSLLKNLTDVRIIGELPWVTEQLAFEKSLDQFIDISSFL
- the gap gene encoding type I glyceraldehyde-3-phosphate dehydrogenase, translating into MTVKIGINGFGRIGRLAFRRILELSDKASDIEVVAINDLTSPDMLAYLLKYDSIHGTLQAEVSSDDTGIIVNGKHYSVYAERNAADLKWVANDGVDYVLEATGFYTSAEKSQAHLDAGAKKVLVSAPAGAVPTVVYGVNQDILTADDTIVSAGSCTTQSLAPMANALNKEFGVKAGTMTTVHAYTASQALQDAPKSGFAKRQQNRAAANTTLPHSSGAAKAIGLVIPELDGRLQGHAFRVPVIDGSVTELTATLDKEVTVDEVNAAMKKYESESFGYNGDGLVSTDIIGDTHGTVFDPTQTEITTGNGSQLVKISAWYDNEYGFTSNMIRTLLHFATL